The Raphanus sativus cultivar WK10039 chromosome 6, ASM80110v3, whole genome shotgun sequence sequence tTCAGTTCTTAtgttaaaacttattttttgttGATTAAATCGTTTTAGTTATAAGATCAATTACAGTTATAGGTGTTGTTCGGAAACTCGCTAGGCGTTCCTCGTATGTTCGGGTTGGGCCTAGCGTCGAATGAAAAAATCAAAGATTTTGCGGAGATTAATCGGCGATTTTATTTTCGGTTATATATCGTGTATTGGTAACTAATCCAACAAAGTTCATTTGGTGTAGCGGTTAAAGGACTTCTTGTGTATCTAGCAGCCCAAGTTCGATgttatttttgcttttttttagCAATAAGTTAAATGAGGAGTAAATTTGGCATCTTTTTAGCATCTTCCTCATTAGGTAATTAACCAAAAGTTGGGAATTAATGAAAAGTCAGTACTATTGCAACTTTTTTTTACAATGACAAGGTTCGAATTTGTTTTAGTCAAAAGTCTGTGTTTAAGATTTTTGGTATTTTCTCAAAAGAATAATCACTTGAAAAAATTATCTTATACAGTTTAATCATAAAAAGTAGAATTGTCAAGACATATGTTCCGAACCATTTTATTAGAATAATGTCCCTCGCTACTCCAATCTGTATTTTTCTATTAACCGTACCGAAGACACAATTATCTTTATATCTCCGTGCATACATACTATAAAATATAGCCTCCCGTGTAAAATCCATTATAATTATACTCCCCTGATCCACACGGCGGAGCCTCAATTCTTCCACCATTAAACTTCTCAGCAATATCAGCAGCTGGTCTCTGTTCCCAGTCACCACCATTACTTTGTAGATCTTCATCGTGTAGACTCCACAAGCTGCCCCACAAGTTACATTCATCGATCATGGAGTAGTCGCTTGAGGTTGCTGTAACACTTTGAGGCATATGAAATTGGTCGTTAATGACAATCAACGGGTAAGAGAAAGAGGAAGCTATGTTTTGCTCGTTGTCGAGATTCATGTGGTCTTGGGATACCAGCTGAGATCGTTGATTTTGTGGTTGCGGTTGCAGACCTAGTTGTTTCCGGGATCTTTTAAGTTTGTCTTGTTtcgaaaaagatttatttttctttttgtaatggGTTCTCCAATAGTTCTTGATTTCATTATCTGTTCGTCCTGGTAAATATCTTGCAATTGTAGACCACCTATATATGTGTTGTGGAAGTTATATGTAAATGTATGCAAAAGAAGCGTATGAATCCGTAAATAAAGTTAACGTAGGTATACAACTACAAATGAAAGATAATAATCAAATCAAGCAGTGGTGAGACATGCATGTTATTatgagaaaaacaaacaaactaatGAAAGATAATAAAGGGGATCAAATCAAGCAGTGGTGAGACAtgcatatctatactattaatctatactattaaagcagaatccctcaTAGGATTCTGCCCCTAGCTTTTGAAATAATTTACAAGAAAATGCCACTCCTATATTTAATgcaataaaatcaaataatttaacaaattaaattagtatatcTTGCTTTTACCGTATTTTTCGTGCCATAAATAGTACTTTCCTATTTCGAAGTAATTGATAATTTTCTTACTATATATCCTTGCTTAGTTTTATAGACATAATAACTAATTATAGGAATGTTATTAATACGATGTACCTTTTACCTTACTATTTCTCGaaaatgattaaatattaatataccACTGCTTTTATAAACTCATTAATATAAACTCTACGACCTTTCAAAAATGAATGCctattaatataaacttattaatCTATAAAACTATTTACCTTTTACAACATGAATgcgtttatatatatttcctttGTTTAAAATGGAACACATGTTtcaatttatatactttttctaaaacaaaaccTGTGACCTATTATTGATATGAGTTTTGACAATATGATTGCTATACGGTTGGCGTTCCTTGATATAGGTATAGTTATTCAATTATATTCAATTATATAGTAGCTATAATATATCCTCATATAAAATATAGAGGTTGCCATAACATTTATATAACATTTACTTAACATTTCAATAGGAGATATGTTTAAAATCGTGTTAATAGTATAGTTAACtgcaaaactaataaaaaaaaacagtttactTTTAACTCTTTTTGTTTAGAACTAGAAGAGACCAACAATTATTTGGTAACACACAAGATATTCTCACtttatagatattaaaaactgttgacaaaaaatgttaaacataatttaaacaACAATATGTAACCGTTGACAAAAAATgtttggttcggattcggttcggatctttacgggttcggataacccgttgaaattatttttaaaaaattaaaaaaaaaatatatctactTTAAacttctcaaaatctataaataaaataaatattatatataagtttgaataatgtatgccaaaataCATAAGtcaacatataaattggtttgatatcaatattttgatagaaaatcaatagatttttcaagttttttttggtgttttgaatatttgtttcgctattttaaacattaacttttagaaaatttcaaaatatcatatatattttggatccttttttatgtattaaatctaaaaataattagtatatttaattatttaaatatatttctgatacattcgggtatctaaaatatttatgttcgGATAGAGTTCGGTTTTGGTTCTCTAGATACAAATTTTTGAACCCATTCAGATGTTTAACTAATTTTGGTGAGTACTAATTAATTTTTCTGATCAGATTCAGTTCTTCGGATTCGAGTTTTTTCCCCGGTCCTAACCAAAATAGTCAAATtgaaaccaaaatcaaattcataaataaccgaacaGTTCCTATATCTTGGattgaaaaaccaaaaaaaaaaaattaaaccaaaaccaaacaaaaaataacaaaatgtaattaaactaaaaatactcccgcgcttttaaagcgcgggtcaaaatctagtctatcttattaaaataaaattaccttttaattttgtttggtaacatgaattgtagagttaaaaaaaattaaaatgttgtttGGACACAAAGATAACATATATAGTAGGTTGgtcttatatttttctttaaattgttACTATAGAATTGTGCAACATTATTTAATTTGCTATTATGATTCATTTTGATAATTAGATTATTTGTTGGGTCATTGTAATTATTGgttgttttattataattattggtgtttatagtttttatataatacaaatgtaaaaatatatttctctcgAACAAGATTTGTTATCCATTAATACGATAGAtatgtcattattaatttaaaaattatatggttacaatatcaaataaacaacgcaaaaaatatatatactaacattaGTATTTTTTCGTATTACAAGTACATTAAATACAATAAcaattatataataacaaagAACGTGGATATACTTTATAAAATCCAATAATTTCCAATTtggtataaattaataatatttttataagttaaagTAAACACCCGCCCagtcgggcgggtcaagatctagtatattATTATGAGAAAAAAACATACTTATTGTATATTAAACATGTTGTCAGATTACGAGTATGCAGCGTTTAGCGTCCGGCTTTTAATTATACTcgtcaaaaataaaatacaaaaataaggAGCTTACTTGTTACCCCAAAGGGAGTGAAGTTCAAGGATGATTCCTTCTTCTTCAGGAGTGATTTGTCCTCTCTTTAGCCCTGGCCTCAAGTAGTTCACCCACCTTAGTCTACAGCTTTTGCCACTTCTATTCAACCCTAATTTTCAGTTCCATGACAAACACAAAGTATTGAAAAGAGCACTGAGAATGGTATTACAAGTTCAATGCAACTTGataatttttaactttataataaGATATAGTATATGAACTTTCACAGCAAAATGTTCGAATATAAAAGATTGTATATGTAGAAATGTTCTAAactgttgacaaaaagaaaagaaatgttCTAAACTGATCAAAGTCAACTCCACAAACAAGGAATCATAAGATCATCTTTTCATTTTCAACAAAAACAAACCCTTAAAGCTCATTCCACTATGTCATTTTCCTATTCTAACTATAAAAGTGTGAGACTGCTTatgcataaaaaataaaaagaaagaaccaAGAATGAAATCTATTATCAGGAGCTTAATTAAGTCAACTATACCCGATAATATGATCTCCCAACTTGTCTTTATTAATCGTCACTAAAGTAAGTATACAAactttgctcaaaaaaaaagtaagtatACTAACTAATTGAATTCTATATATAGTGTTAATTAAATCTATCCTGAAATGGCTTTCACTACAGAAAATATTAACAAGAATATATTAGTGGAA is a genomic window containing:
- the LOC130495596 gene encoding uncharacterized protein LOC130495596, producing MNLDNEQNIASSFSYPLIVINDQFHMPQSVTATSSDYSMIDECNLWGSLWSLHDEDLQSNGGDWEQRPAADIAEKFNGGRIEAPPCGSGEYNYNGFYTGGYIL